One Cryptomeria japonica chromosome 9, Sugi_1.0, whole genome shotgun sequence genomic window carries:
- the LOC131070493 gene encoding uncharacterized protein LOC131070493: MSDRGESDKNCTMYEMGSAGASSSSNLECFLACITPRMPAHYLPKRRLPEFGSNKWLQPHSEEGCTEYFNAGNMWDLYDEWSAYGAGVPIVLNTGETVVQYYVPYLSALQIYTANDIRSSTNLRNVRDESDGDLELRDSISDSCSDSESGNLSERSSSFRSESCNSSERLGLWDAASEDSSVLDNDSMWHMHDRLGHLCLEYFEQAVPYARVPLMEKVNQLARGFPDLMSLKSTDLSPASWMSVAWYPIYHIPTGRTIRDLSACFLTYHTLSISFQENEIGEGNGRMELGKTKAEDGNYITLPPFGLSTYKLQGSTWTSAGCVDQQRIISLLSSADSWLKQLRVRHPDFEFFNSHNLSLQGKLLLT, from the exons ATGAGCGATCGAGGAGAAAGTGATAAAAACTGTACAATGTACGAAATGGGTAGTGCGGGAGCTTCATCTTCTTCgaatttggaatgttttttggcCTGCATTACTCCACGCATGCCTGCACATTATTTGCCCAAG AGACGGCTTCCGGAATTTGGGTCAAACAAATGGTTGCAACCTCATTCAGAAGAAGGGTGCACAGAGTATTTCAATGCGGGAAACATGTGGGACCTTTATGATGAGTGGAGTGCATATGGAGCAGGAGTGCCTATAGTTTTGAACACTGGAGAAACTGTGGTTCAATATTATGTGCCTTACCTCTCTGCGCTTCAAATATATACTGCAAATGACATTAGATCATCTACAAACTTGAG GAATGTGAGGGATGAGAGTGATGGGGACTTGGAGCTGAGGGATTCAATCAGTGATTCGTGCAGTGATAGTGAAAGTGGGAACTTGAGTGAAAGATCCTCAAGTTTCAGAAGTGAATCATGCAATTCCAGTGAAAGATTAGGATTGTGGGATGCTGCCTCTGAAGATTCTTCTGTTCTTGATAATGATAGTATGTGGCATATGCATGATCGACTTGGACACCTGTGTCTTGAATATTTTGAGCAAGCTGTACCTTATGCAAGAGTCCCTCTAATGGAGAAG GTAAATCAGCTAGCCAGGGGATTTCCAGATTTAATGTCATTAAAAAGCACTGATCTTTCTCCAGCAAGCTGGATGTCTGTTGCATG GTATCCTATTTATCACATACCGACAGGCCGGACTATTAGGGATCTATCTGCCTGCTTTTTAACATATCACACTCTCTCTATATCCTTCCAAG AGAACGAGATTGGAGAAGGGAATGGAAGGATGGAATTGGGCAAAACTAAAGCTGAGGATGGCAACTACATTACTCTTCCGCCATTTGGGCTTTCAACTTACAAATTGCAAGGAAGCACCTGGACTTCTGCTGGTTGTGTTGACCAGCAGCGAATTATCTCTCTGTTAAGCTCTGCTGACTCTTGGTTGAAACAGCTAAGGGTTCGCCATccagattttgagtttttcaactCTCACAATTTGTCATTACAAGGGAAACTGTTGTTGACTTAG